TACATCAAATTTCTCTTACAGAAAGTTACATTTTTTTAGCGTCACCTTTTTTTCTAATACTGCTAGCTGATATAGCCTCCAAAAAACGATTAAGGGTGATTGTTATCAGTAGCGTTTTTTTAATATCAGCAATTTTCATTATCGGCATGCCACATATTTCCAATGGTCTTCTGTTTAAAAAATCGCCCTTTATAGAAACAAACCGCCGCCTTTCGCGTCAGCCGGAAAATGATGTTCGCTCCGTCTATTGGACAAGATTAGGAAATTTCAACTACAACATGTTAGCGCCGGGAGGATATTATTATTTCCACCATAAAGCTCCTGTCTTTTTTGAAATTTATTCCCAACATCAAAAATTATTCCAAGCAGCTGAAATGTCATTACAACAAGCTTTTAGTCATGTGATTTTAGATAGTTATGCTGATATATCGGGGTTTCATCTTATCAGCTCTTATCGCGGAATATATATATATCGTAATAATGACCCGCAACAAGTAACTCCACCTAATGACTATATTTACGATTATTTTAGCCCTCATTGGTATCCGGCTGAGAAAAAAATAATAGAACTTGGTATCATTCCACAGCCGCCGCTTACTCCCTTCGTGGCGGAAGAAAAATAATGTTGACTTATATAAGACTCGCTGCTCTTACGGCTTGCTAAATTAATAAGCATACTCGATAATCATTGACGTTAACACCGGTTGGACCAGTATTAATTAGTGTGTCCAACCGAGCAAAAAAATCACCTGAATTATTATCAGCCAAATAACCTTCTGCTAACAATTTCATTTCTACTGCCCTACGCTGCTCCTGCGGACCAAACATTGCCCCCGCCGCCGTTTGCTGACCATCTATACCGTCAGTATCACAGGAGAGCACGTGGGTTGCTACATTCTCTCTCCACAACGAAAGTGCAAATTCGGTATTACGCCCACCTCTACCACCACCGATAACATTCACCGTTGCCTCACCGCCGCTGATGAGTGCTATTGGATGCGGCTCGCTTTGCACTGCAAGTAATTTTTGCTTATGTGTCATCGCTAATTCATGAGCGTCACCAGCATGTTCTCCCCAATTAATAACAGTCTGCACGCCACCGCGCCGAAGAGTTTCCGCACCTGCTGCCAGTGCTTGTTCGGCACCGGCGATAATCCGGTTTTCCACATAAATAAAATGACCAGTGGGTGTTTCCGCCGTTCCATCAGCAAACATTGTTACCAGCGTCGGCGGGCAATCAACATTGTGAGCACTCAATACCGCAAGAGCGTCAGCACAGGTAGATATATCACCAGAAAAAGGGCCGGAAGCAATATCTGCCGGTGCATCACCGACAACGTCTGAAATAATAAGCGCCAATATCGGCGCACGACACATGGCAGCCAATCTCCCTCCCAGTGCCACCGACAAATGGCGACGAACAATATTAATATCACGCACGTCGGCGCCAGCCTGCAGTAATTGGTAAATAACGTGCCTACTGTCTTTCAAGGATAAACCGTCCAACGGCGCCCCTAATAAGCTAGAACCACCACCACTGACAAGCGCCAACACAAAATCGTCCGCGCTCGCTTGCGTTATTTCATGAATGAGGCGTTGTGTTGATTGAGCGCTGGCGTTATCAGGTAATGGATGAGCGCCTCTGAGAATATCAATGCGCGCAAATTGCGGCGCTGGTGTGCCATGCGGAATAATTATCGCTCCGCTAAGAGAAACGGATGGTGAATAATGCGCCTCAACTGCTTGTGCCATACCGGCAGCGGCTTTGCCAGCACCAACAATAATTAATTTTCCTGTCGGCGGTGGCGGCAAGTGGGAGGGAATAATTATCGCCGGATTAGCTGATGAAACGGCGGCATCAAACGACCGACGCAATAACTGTAACCAATAGTCAGCAGACACTCAGTATGGCGCAGGCAAGCGTAAAAAACGCTCTTCACCAGCACGCAATACCATAATATTGCGTAGCGACAACGGCAAGACGCCTGTGTCAGACACCGCCTGCGGCACGTCGCCATTAACTTCTAGTACGATATCACCGGGTAACAATCCTAATTTTTCCGCTGGCGTACCGCTCCACACCCGCGACACTAACATAACCGGCTGGCTAGCTGGAGTGAAATCCAAAATATCCTCTTGTAACCGCTCTGACAACGGGCGCAATTCTGCGCCCAAGGGATTGTCTGCCGGTGTTTTTGATTGTGGCAGAAAATCTTGTAATGAACGTCGCACTACATTTGCCCGCACGGCAAAACCAATGCCTTGCGGCGTGGCTTCGGGATGACGAGCAAAGAGAGCACTACTGATACCGATTAGCTCCCCGCTGGCATTGATTAGAGCACCACCAGAACTACCAGGGTTGATGGCGGCGTCAGTTTGAATAAAGTCTTCCTGATTAATAAGTCCTAACTGGCTTCTTCCGACAGCGCTAATGATACCCATGGATACCGAACGGTTGAGCCCAAAAGGATTGCCAATGGCAAACACTACGTCGCCTTGCTGCAAATTGGAATCATCAGCGAATTCAATGACTGGTAATTGTTTGGCGCCCGGAGCGCGCAACAAAGCAATATCAATTTCAGGAGCTAAACCCACTACTTCTGCCATTCGTTTATCACCATTGACGTCCACTTCCACCACAGCCATGTTAGCAATGAGATGGTAATTAGTAAGTACATGCTCTGCTCCAACAATAACGCCAGCACCGACACTGGTACCGCTTGAGGGCAAATCGGCATGGTGACGACCGTAAATACCTACCACTGAAGGTAACGCTCGCGATAATTTGTCGGCATATGAAGCTACGGGAACGCGCCAAAAAGTTTGCCACACCAGCGTAGCAGCGGTCAACACTGCCACCGTTTGAGCAAATAGTAACCATAGAGATTTAGCGTTTCGCTCCATTATTCATCGCTATTGTACGCGTCAAAAAGCTTTACATGTATAATAAATTGCAACTTAAAAAGCGGAAAAATATCGCCTAATTTTGTTTATTCAATTTCTTACAGAGGAGAATCCATGCAACGCAGAAAATTTATTACCGCCGGTTTAGTAACGGGAAGTGCCGCATTGGCAGCAGCATGCGGCAAGAAAGAAGAAGAAAAAGAACAATCTCCTGCGCCGGCAGTACGCAAAAAATATTCATGGCGAATGGCGACAACATGGCCTAAAGATTTCCCAGGGTTAGGCATTGGTGCTAATAAATTAGCAAAATATATTACTGATATGTCAGATGGCGAGTTGGAAGTCACCGTATATGGTGCCGGCGAAATTGTGCCGGCTTTTGAGTCTTTTGATGCCGTCTCAAAAGGCACCGTCGAAATGGGACACGGAGCGGCATATTATTGGAAAGGCAAATCACCAGCAACGCAATTTTTTGCCGCTGTACCTTTTGGTCTCACCGCTCAAGAAATGAATGCTTGGATTTACTATGGTGGTGGCCAAGAATTGTGGGATGAGCTTTATGCTTCCTTTAATTTGAAACCTTTTTTGGCCGGTAATACCGGTGTACAAATGGGGGGCTGGTTCAACCGCGAAATTAATTCCTTGGATGATATGAAAGGTCTCAAAATGCGGATGCCTGGCCTCGGCGGAGAAGTCATTGGCGCTCTCGGTGCCACCCCGAAGGCATTGCCCGGAGGAGAGATATTTACCTCTCTACAATCAGGAGCAATTGATGCCACCGAATGGGTGGGACCGTACAATGATATGGCATTTGGTTTGTACAAAGCAGCCAAATATTATTATTACCCAGGTTGGCATGAGCCCGGCACAGCACTAGAAACTTTTGTTAACAAGCAAGCTTATGATGCACTACCGAAACACTTACAGCATGTGGTTGCAACAGCGGCGCAAGCAGCCAACATGGACATGCTAAGTGAATTCGTTGCCCGAAACGGATCTGCTTTAGATACCTTGATTTCAGAACATGGCGTGATACTCAAGCGATTTCCCGATGAAGTAATGAAAGCGCTCAAAACAACGAGCGAAGAAGTCGTGAACAGTGTTGCGGAGAAAGATACCGCAAGTCAGAAAGTCTATTCTGCTTTTACCGACTTTCGTAAAAAAGTAGCGGGCTGGACGGATTTGTCCGAAACGCCATATTCTCAAGCACGCAATTTGTAAAAAAATGCTATTTACCACACGGCACTTATTTAATGCCGTGTGGTTATTGACAGTTATACTTGTTTCATGCGTATCTTATTAAATCGCTTTGCTGGTGCTGCAGATGCTTTTAATGAATACCTTGGTCGCGCATTATCATATTTTTTGCCTGTTATGGTGACGATAACATTAGTCATTATTATTTGCGCCACCGTGTTTCGTATTGGCTGGGTATGGCTACAAGAAACAGTTACCTATATGCATGCTATATTGTTCACTCTTGCTGCTGCTTATACGTTACGGCATGATGAACATGTGCGCATGGATGTTTTTTATATTGGGTTATCAAAAAAAAATAAGGCGTGGGTTAATTTATGTGGGGTATTATTTATGTTGACACCCACTTGTATTGTCACTATCTTCTATGCAGTACCCTATGTGCGTGATTCGTGGTCGGTGTTTGAGCATTCAATGGAAGGAGATGGATTACCTGCAGTATTTTTACTCAAAACTTGCATTCCGATAATGGCCGCCCTACTGTTGCTACAAGGAGCTGCTATAGCAGCCAAAGCGTTATTGATTATTTTTCCGCCCACAATAGCAAATACGGATTAAAAACACATGGAACTGTATATTGCACTGCTATTAGCGGTGGTAGGTGTGTGCCTGTTCAGCGGTTTTCCGGTCGCTTTTGCATTGGCCGGTGGTGCACTTATGGTTGCCGGCATAGGTCATTTGTTGGGCGATTTTGACACTTCTTATTTAGGAGCAACCCCATCCCGACTGTACGGCATCATGACCAATGAAACGCTGATTGCCGTACCGTTATTTGTATTTATGGGATTGCTGCTAGAGCGCGGAAAAATTTCAGAGGGACTACTAATAGCTATGGGACGGCTATTTGGCAAAATGCGTGGTGGGTTAGCAATCTCGGTCTGCCTAGTAGGCGCTATTTTGGCAGCTTCTACCGGCATTGTTGGAGCGACGGTGGTAACTATGGGGTTGATTTCTTTGCCGGTAATGTTACGTCATCATTATCATCCGGCACTGGCTTGTGGAGTTATCACCGCCTCCGGCACCTTAGGACAGATTATTCCGCCATCTATCGTGCTGGTAATTTTAGGTGACGTCATCAGTAATGCCAATCAAAAAGCACAACTGTCTATGGGTAATTTTTCTCCAGATACTGTGTCTGTTGGAGACTTGTTTTTTGGTGCTCTACTACCTGGACTGTTTTTGGTTGTTATTTATATTGCCTATATTATCGCCATATCACTGATAAAACCAGACTGGACTCCGGCAGTGCAAAAAGAAGATCCAGCAACAACTACTACTAGCGTGTGGCAAGCACTGGTATCACCAATATTACTGATTTTTGCCGTACTCGGTTCCATCCTCGCCGGCATTGCCACGCCAACTGAGGCGGCAGCGGTCGGTGCTGGCGGTGCTATGTTACTAGCTTTTTTCAAAAAAAGCATGACGCCCGAGTTATGGCGCGACGCGATGACACAGACAACACGCATTACTTGCATGGTATTTGTCATTCTTATTGGTGCCAGCATTTTTTCTTTGGTATTTCGCGGTTTTGGCGGCGACGACGTCGTTACTGAAGCACTAAAATCATTGCCCGGCGGTGTGATAACGGCTTTTTTCACGGTTATGTTGTTGATGTTTGTTTTAGGTTTTTTTCTGGATTTTTTAGAAATTATTTTTGTGGTCGTGCCGATTGTCGCGCCAGTACTGATTCAATTGGGCATGGATCCAATCTGGCTAGGAGTGATGATTGCAGTCAATTTGCAAACATCATTTCTTACCCCACCATTTGGCTTTGCTCTGTTTTATTTACGCGGCGTAGTACCCGAAAGTGTTTCCACGGGAACAATTTATCGCGGCGCAATACCTTTTGTTGCACTACAAATTTTAGTATTATTAGCACTATGGTTTTTCCCCGCCGCTGCCACTTGGCTACCACACAAAATATATGGCTAACGCAATATATTATTTTGTCGCACAGTTGCTACCTCATTTGCAGCAACTAATAAAATAATGAATTTTCACCTCTTTATTTTTAATGAAAAAAATGTTTAGACGTTGGCGCGCCCGCACAAGGCAATTGCGTAGCAACAAATCATTTGAGTGGTTTACCATCAGCGTCATCGTTTTGTCGTCAATGAGTGTTGGCGTTAAAAGTTACGATATGGCACCACTGATAGTATCCATATTAAAAATATTGGACTGGCTGGTAACCCTGTATTTTTTAGCAGAATTGGTAGTTCGCTTTTTGGCAGCAGGCAGCTGGCGCAGCTTTTTTAGTAAAGGTTGGAATATTTTTGATTTTCTCATTGTCACCGCAAGTTTGATACCAGTGGATGAAAGTGAATACGCTTTGTTAGCGCGATTATTACGGCTATTTCGTATGATGCGTCTGATTTATTTTGTCCCTCAACTACGCTTGCTGGTTAACGCACTACTACTGGCGGTACCGCGCATGGCCTATGTGGCGCTGATGATGTTTGTTATTTTTTATATTTATGGTGCTGCTGGAAATTTATTTTTTGCCGACGTTAATGAATATTTGTGGGGCAATGTTGGGCGCTCCATGCTAACCTTATTTCGGGTTTCTACATTTGAAGACTGGACGGATGTCATGTATGAAACAATGGAAATCTATCCCCTAAGCTGGACCTACTATCTAAGTTTTATCTTTCTATCCGCTTTTGTATTTCTCAACATGATGATTGGCGTGATTATCAACGTACTGCAAGAAGAGCATGACCGTGACATCGTAAACGCCCGGGAAAAAGAGCGTTTACAATTGCTATCGCAATTGACAGAAGTAGATAAGCGCTTACAAGGAATAGAAGCAGCATTGCACAACAAAATACCACCACCATAAAAAACCGATGAATGCCGCATAATCCCACTTTATGAATCAATGGACACCAGTAGCCGAAGCGCGACGGCTCATTCTCTCGCGCATTAAACCTATTAATGGCGAATCTTGGGTGCCGTTGCGTGATGCTCTGGGGTGCGTATTATCACGCGATATTGTTGCGCCATTTAATGTTCCCGGACACGATAATTCCGCTATGGACGGCTTTGCCTGTCGCGCTGCTGATTTGTCTGCAGAAAAAGATACGGCGTTACGCGTCGTTGGCGATTCATTTGCCGGTCATCCGTGTACGCAATCGGTAGACAGTGGCCAGTGTGTCAAAATTATGACTGGTGCACAAATTCCCATTGGTGCCGATATTGTAATTCCACAGGAAGAAACACACACTGGCGATGCCGGTGAAATCATTATTGTTTCAAGCGAGCGCAAAGTCGGCACACATGTGCGCGCCGCTGGTGAAGATTTGCGCAGAGGAGATGCCGCTTTGTCTGCCGGACAACTGTGCCATCCGGCAGAAATTGGGCTAATGGCGTCGTTAGGAATAGTGGAAGTGCCGGTCAAACGTAAATTACGCGTGGCATTTTTTTCCACAGGCGATGAATTAAAATCACTCGGCGATACGCTAATTGAAGGCGAAGTATACGATTCTAATCGCCATACATTGGCGGCGATGTTACAGCAATTAGGTATAAAAGCGACAGACTTGGGCGTGGTAGCTGATGAAGCCGCAGCATTGGCGGAAACTTTGGATGCGGCGGCGGCGCACCACGACGTTATCATTACCAGCGGTGGCGCCTCGGTAGGAGAAGCCGATTTTATTCGTCCGGTACTCGCCGAGCGAGGTGAAGTATTGTTTTGGAAAGTAGCCATGCGACCTGGACGACCATTGGCGTACGGCAAAGTTGGCAATGCCGATTTTTTTGGCTTACCCGGCAACCCAGTATCGGTAATGGTATGTTTTTATCAATTTGTGCGCGCCGCTTTATGGAAACGTGCTGGGCGCATCGGTGACGGAATGTTACCAACAATACCCGCTATAACACTAGCGCCACTCAAAAAAGCGCCAGGGCGAACGGAATTCCAACGCGGCATTATGTCACCAAAACAAGACGGTAACTGGACAGTACGCTCCACTGGCGACCAAGGTTCTGGAATTTTGTCTTCCATGACTCAAGCGAATTGCTTTATTGTATTAGAAGATTCGCGCGGCGCGGTGACTACTGGTGAAACTGTGCAAATACAGCCGTTTGAAGGCCTCGTCGGCTAAACAGCTTGGCTACCAGCGATTTATATCAAGCAAACTCGGTTGCGACCGCTGTTTTTTGCTTGATACAACGCCTTATCAGCATTGTCTAAGGTCATATTAATACCCCCTTTTTCATTGCCAATCTGAGAAACGCCGATACTGATAGTTAAATTTAACGTTAAGTCACCACTAACATAAGGGGAATTTTCTATGTTAGCGCGAATCTTTTCAGCAATCGTTACCGCGCCGCTGGCTACGGTATTTTGCAATAACACAATGAATTCCTCACCACCGAAACGAGCACAAATATCTGATTCACGCACAGTGCCCGCTATTATTGACGACACGTGCCGCAACACCTCATCGCCCACCAAGTGACCATGGATATCATTAACTGACTTAAAGTAATCCAAATCAGTCATCAGCAAACAAATTTGTTGCTTATTTCGTTTCGCAGTTTGAAGGGATTGTTCCGCTGCCTGAAAAAAATAACGGCGGTTATACAACCCAGTAAGTGCATCCTGAAAACTCATAATTTCCAAATCACGATAATTTTCATCCATATAGTCTTTCATGGAATAAAACTGACGAGCTAAAAAACCAATTTCATCTTTGTAAAACACTCGTTTTTCAAGCTTTTCTCCTCGCCACATGGTCTCAATCGTCTGTGTCAAATAAGAAATAGGTCGCAATATTTTTTTGTGCATGGTAATAAGTATGAGCACCGTAATAGTAATAAATACGACAAGCGCTACAATAATATAAAAATTCAACTTGTCCAGCATCATTTGTAAGGAGGTGTTTTTTGATTGATATCGATTTTCTATAGAAGTTGTCAACGCACTTAATTGTCGCGCAATGCTATCCTGAGCTTGATAATAATCACCAGTAAAGAGCTGAACAACTGCCGGCGACAGCGAAGTTGGCACCATATCAAACACTGTTGTTTCAATTTCTACTAACTGCTTAGCTAAATTAGCGCTGTTATTTAACCACGCTTGCTCACTATCGCTGAATGAAAAACTTTCAAATAGCTGGAAAAATAACTCATCAGTGACCAAAGCGCGATAATCATCCAGATACTGCTGCTTACCAGTTACCGCATACTGTCGTGCTAGACGGGTGCGAGAGATAATTTGCTGTTGAGCTTTATTTATTTTTCCTGTGACCTGCTGATACTCACGGCAATTCTCTACCCACTGATTGTAAAAGTGATTGCTCGCGTACAAAAAGCCACCAACGACCACCAATTGAAGCAAAACAAAGAGGCCGATAATGGAAAAGAAAACACGGATATTTATATTCCACACCATAGAAATATTCTACACCAAGGCAACAACCACCCAATAAAATGGGGACTTTCTAAGATAGCATTAAAATTCGTTATTTATGTATGACTCATCAAAAATTGTTCGTAATGCCGCGATAATCCACATTAGCTCAATGTAATATATGGTGTTGTGGCAGAATCGCTGAGTTATTTTTTAATTTATAGAATCATTTATGTTCATTGCTTTTTTACAAGGAATTGCGCTTAATGCTGGCCTTATCATCGCTATTGGTGCGCAAAATGCCTATGTCATCGCACAAGGAATGGAACGTCGCCATCCGTTTGCCGTCGCTTTCGTTTGTTCCTGCTGTGACGCACTGCTTATCGGTTGCGGATTGTTGCTCGCTGACGCTGCCGACACTGTTGGTAAAAATGTTTTGGCATCATTAACCCTAGCGGGAGTACTTTTCTTATTGTGGTTCGGTCTGCGGTCTGCATATGCGGCGCTGTCCGGTCAAATAACACAGACCAGTAGCTACAGCTCCCAGTCATTACGTCGAGCAATCGTTACCTCACTGGCTTTAAGTTTGCTCAATCCGCACGCCATATTAGATATGACAATTATTTTTGGCGGTGCTGCCGCAACACTACCAGCTGATAACCGGTTGCCTTTTGCCGTCGGTGGCATGATTCTGTCTTTTGCTTGGTTTTTTACGCTAGCCTATGGCTCAGCACGATTGTCGCCATTACTGACGCGGCCGATAGCACAACGGGTTTTAAACGCAATTGTCGCTACCATAATGCTTACAACAGCATTGCTGTTGATAACTCGGCTTCTTAATGACTGAGCGTAAAGAGTACTGCTGATTATTACCCTTATACAATTTTTGTAGACATGATTTTCTAATTGCTGAAAAAGTAGATTGCTCTCTTTTGTTATAATCAATCCTAATTTTCTAAATAGGAGAGTCCCATGAAAAATCCCATTGTCGCCATATTAACGGCGTTTTTTATTTTGTTGTCACCAACGGCAACGGCAGCCGATTTGCGTATTGGTGTGGAGGGTGCCTATCCGCCCTTTTCTGCTGTAGACGAAAAAGGTGAGCTTGTGGGTTTTGATATTGACATTGCCAAGGCACTGTGCTTTGAAATGCGCATGTCTTGTGATCTAGTACAACAAGATTGGGATGGCATTATCCCTGCTTTAGAAGCGAAAAAATATGATGCCATTATTGCATCAATGTCTGATACTGAAGAACGACGTGAAAAAGTTGATTTTACCGAGCACTATTACAAAGATGGCGCCAAATTTGTACGAAAAAAAGGTAGCAACGTTAAAGTATCGTATAAAGGATTGGCCGATAAAACTGTAGGCGTTCAGCGTGGTACGGTGACCGACAGCTTTATCACTGAAGAGTTTGAAGGTGCCGTTATTAAGCGCTATGACACACTTGAAAACGCACATCTAGATCTCACACAAGGACGGCTAGACCTAGTTTTGGCAGACCAATTCGTCCAGCAAGACTGGGTAAACAAAAATTCTGATGAATACGAAACCACTGGCGCAACCTACACCAACAGTGAATATTTTGGCAACATCTCCATCGCCGTACGCAAGGGAGAAGATGAATTACGTGAAAAAATCAATGCCGCCATTAAAGCAATTAGAGAGAATGGTGCTTATAAAGAAATTAACGACAAGTATTTTTCATTTGATATTTACGGACGTTAATATCCAGTACCACCTGCGTTAAATTCGCGTTTCATAGCCATGCAACCGTTGCTGGGCTATGAAGCGCGTTTTGTTGCCGGTTTTTTTATCACCTTAGGCGTTGCCGCGATAGCGCTTTTACTTGCTGTACTCTTGGGACTAGCCGGAGCCGCAGCAAAACTATCCGCCGGAAAAGTGACACAGAGAGTAGCTGGCACATACACCACTGTCGTTCGCGGCATTCCCGAATTACTTTTTATTTTAGTGGTGTACTACGATTTGCAACGATTGATTAATTTTGCTTATGCGCAGCTGGGAAACGATGGCGGATTTATCATTCCACCATTTTGGGCTGGTGCTTTGGGTATTGGTATTTTCTATGGCGCCTACATGACTGAAACTTTTCGCGGCGCCATGCTGGCAGTGCCACGCGGTCAACGAGAAGCTGCTTTATCGTTAGGATTACCTCCCCAGCTGCTTTTTTGGCGAATCATTTTTCCGCAAATGTTGCGCCACGCCTTGCCTGGCATTCGCAACAACTGGCTGGTGCTACTCAAAGCAACAGCGTTAGTATCAGTTATCGGTCTTTCCGACGATATGATGGCAGTAGCCAACCAGGCCAAAGCCAAAACGCGAGAACCTTTTTTATTTTATTTTGCCGCTTCTATCGGTTATTTACTGCTCACCGCCGCTTCGGGTACGATATTTAATTTTTTAGAAAAACGTGCTCGGCGAGGGCTTGACGATGCTTGATTCTTTTACTCTCATTTTACAGAAGTATGGCACACTCTATCTTACCGGACTTTCAATGACCGTGCAGTTGACGGTGCTATCGTTACTAATTGGCTTCTTCATAGCATGGCCGCTGGCATTGATGTTGATGGCACGGCAGCGTCCTCACATATACTGGCCAGCACGCAGCTTTGTTTACTATATGACCGGAACTCCAATGTTGACACAGTTGTTTTTGGTGTACTTTGGCTTAGGGCAGTTTGAGATGGTGCGCGAAAGCGTTTTGTGGCCAGTGTTACGTGAGCCCTACTGGTGTGCCCTCATCGCTTTTTCACTTAATACTGCAGCGTATTCCGCTGAAATTTTTCGTGGTGCAATGGCTAATACGGCAACGGGAGAAATTGATGCAGCACGTGCATTTGGCATGGATGGATTGCGTTTATGGTGGCGCATTTTAGCGCCATCGGCATTTCGTCGCGCACTGCCAGCATATGGCAATGAATTAATTTTTCTTATGCACAGCACGTCTTTGGCGAGCATTATCACGTTGTTAGATTTGACCGGCGCGGCGCGGGAATCCGCGCGTGGCACTTTTGCATTCAGTGAATCTTATTTCATCGCTATCGCGCTATATATGATGTTGACCGGATCCATCGTACTCGCAGTGCGTTTTGCTGAACAGCGGCTACTTGCTCACCTTGGTGATTCTAAAAAATACAAAACAGCAACAAGGTAAAAGATAAAATATTTTTATTTGCTAAAAAAATTAACACACCAATTGCAACACCAGCTTTCTAATTTCACGTGATATAAGCCCGCACGACGGCAGTATAATGCTTTTATGAAACACCTTATAGTTATACCTACTTTCATATTGGCAATCGCGCTGACTGCCGACACATTTGTCGCAAATGCTGATGACGAACTATCTCTGAGGCAAGAACGGGCATTTCAAGAACTGTTTGATGCTTTTGCCGATGGCGCGGGCAGTGAATCTTTGTTGCATTTGCGCTATGCCTTTGATGAAAAATTAATAACCACCGTTATCAATAGTTTATCCATTCACGACAATACACCAATGCTCGGCAAAACAGGACCGTTACTAGTGGAATTTTCTGACTATCAATGTGGCTATTGCAAACGCATGTACTCGACATTGCAAGAAAAAATAGAAGCAGGGCGAGCACGGGTGCTTGTACTAGAATTCCCGATATTGGGTGAGCTCTCTGACACAGCGGCACGTTACGCTTTAGCCGCACAGAAGCAACAAAAATATGTCGCTTTTCACGATGCACTCATGCGCCAACACGGAGCAATTACAACGAATAATTTGAATAAGGTAGCAACAGCGGTTGGTTTGGACTTAACACAACTGCAGGCAGATATAAGCAGTGAAGAGATAGATCAGGAATTGAAAAAAAATTATCGCCTAGCGCTATTGCTAAACATACGAGCAACACCTTCTTTTGTAATTAATAACACCATTGTCCGCGGTGCTTTGCAACAAGAAGAATTACAACGGCTATTAGAAGGGCAATGACAACCCAACGTTATTGCTGATAGTTAACAGCATGCCAGCCGCAAATTAGCAGGACTGTCGCCACTAACGACAAATGAACAATCGGCGGTGATTTCTAGGAAAGAATAAGGAGAAAGCAATGACAAATTTCAATACCCCTGATTTGTGTGATGCAATTGAGAGCGCTGGCGATATACCGCAAGCAACAGTGGCATTTTCAGATTTTGGCGGCGTTTCGAATTTTTATGGTGCGATTGCCACAGTACTATGCTTTGAAGACAATGGTAAAGTGCGCACGATGTTGGAAACACAAGGCAATGGACGAGTACTGGTAGTAGATGGCGGTGCATCTAGGCATTGCGCATTGGTAGGCGGTAATTTAGCAGAATTAGCAAAAAAAAATGGATGGATGGGAATTATTGTTAATGGTTGTGTGCGCGACACGGAAGAGTTAGCGGCAACCGCTGTGGGCGTTAAAGCC
This region of Candidatus Persebacteraceae bacterium Df01 genomic DNA includes:
- a CDS encoding ion transporter, yielding MFRRWRARTRQLRSNKSFEWFTISVIVLSSMSVGVKSYDMAPLIVSILKILDWLVTLYFLAELVVRFLAAGSWRSFFSKGWNIFDFLIVTASLIPVDESEYALLARLLRLFRMMRLIYFVPQLRLLVNALLLAVPRMAYVALMMFVIFYIYGAAGNLFFADVNEYLWGNVGRSMLTLFRVSTFEDWTDVMYETMEIYPLSWTYYLSFIFLSAFVFLNMMIGVIINVLQEEHDRDIVNAREKERLQLLSQLTEVDKRLQGIEAALHNKIPPP
- a CDS encoding molybdopterin molybdotransferase MoeA translates to MNQWTPVAEARRLILSRIKPINGESWVPLRDALGCVLSRDIVAPFNVPGHDNSAMDGFACRAADLSAEKDTALRVVGDSFAGHPCTQSVDSGQCVKIMTGAQIPIGADIVIPQEETHTGDAGEIIIVSSERKVGTHVRAAGEDLRRGDAALSAGQLCHPAEIGLMASLGIVEVPVKRKLRVAFFSTGDELKSLGDTLIEGEVYDSNRHTLAAMLQQLGIKATDLGVVADEAAALAETLDAAAAHHDVIITSGGASVGEADFIRPVLAERGEVLFWKVAMRPGRPLAYGKVGNADFFGLPGNPVSVMVCFYQFVRAALWKRAGRIGDGMLPTIPAITLAPLKKAPGRTEFQRGIMSPKQDGNWTVRSTGDQGSGILSSMTQANCFIVLEDSRGAVTTGETVQIQPFEGLVG
- a CDS encoding GGDEF domain-containing protein, which produces MVWNINIRVFFSIIGLFVLLQLVVVGGFLYASNHFYNQWVENCREYQQVTGKINKAQQQIISRTRLARQYAVTGKQQYLDDYRALVTDELFFQLFESFSFSDSEQAWLNNSANLAKQLVEIETTVFDMVPTSLSPAVVQLFTGDYYQAQDSIARQLSALTTSIENRYQSKNTSLQMMLDKLNFYIIVALVVFITITVLILITMHKKILRPISYLTQTIETMWRGEKLEKRVFYKDEIGFLARQFYSMKDYMDENYRDLEIMSFQDALTGLYNRRYFFQAAEQSLQTAKRNKQQICLLMTDLDYFKSVNDIHGHLVGDEVLRHVSSIIAGTVRESDICARFGGEEFIVLLQNTVASGAVTIAEKIRANIENSPYVSGDLTLNLTISIGVSQIGNEKGGINMTLDNADKALYQAKNSGRNRVCLI
- a CDS encoding LysE family transporter, which encodes MFIAFLQGIALNAGLIIAIGAQNAYVIAQGMERRHPFAVAFVCSCCDALLIGCGLLLADAADTVGKNVLASLTLAGVLFLLWFGLRSAYAALSGQITQTSSYSSQSLRRAIVTSLALSLLNPHAILDMTIIFGGAAATLPADNRLPFAVGGMILSFAWFFTLAYGSARLSPLLTRPIAQRVLNAIVATIMLTTALLLITRLLND
- a CDS encoding transporter substrate-binding domain-containing protein, whose amino-acid sequence is MKNPIVAILTAFFILLSPTATAADLRIGVEGAYPPFSAVDEKGELVGFDIDIAKALCFEMRMSCDLVQQDWDGIIPALEAKKYDAIIASMSDTEERREKVDFTEHYYKDGAKFVRKKGSNVKVSYKGLADKTVGVQRGTVTDSFITEEFEGAVIKRYDTLENAHLDLTQGRLDLVLADQFVQQDWVNKNSDEYETTGATYTNSEYFGNISIAVRKGEDELREKINAAIKAIRENGAYKEINDKYFSFDIYGR